The Candidatus Desulfarcum epimagneticum genomic interval GAAAAGCGCGAAACCAAAGCCCATGATATCCTTTGGAATGAGGCGAAAAAACCCTTTGACCTGGGCCGGGGCCCGCTTTTTCGGACGCTTTTGATTAAAATTTCGGACTCGGAACATATCCTTTTTTTCAATATCCACCATATTGTCTTCGACGGCTGGTCTGCGGGAATCCTGGCGCGGGAACTGTCAGCCGCCTATAACGCGTTTTCGAACGGAGATATCCCCCGTCTTGATGAGCCGCCCGTCCAATACGCCGATTTTGCCCTTTGGCAGCGCGAGCGTCTTAAGGGAGAAATTTTTCAAACACAACTTTCATACTGGAAGAAAAAGCTCAAAGACGCCCCCGCTCTTCTGGAGCTTCCCGCCGATTTTCCCCGGTCCCCGGCCCAGACCCATGAGGGAGCCCTGGAGACCTTCACCCTGCCCGGGAAACTTTCCCGGGATTTAAAAAACTTGAGCCAAAGGGAAGAGGCCACTCTTTTCATGACGCTTCTGACCGCCTTCAATATCTTGCTTTCCCGTTACACAGGACAGGAGGATATCCTGGTCGGCTCCCCCATCGCCGGGCGAAAACGCAAAGAGGTTGAGGGCGTCATGGGTTTTTTCGTCAACACCCTGGTTCTTCGATCCGATCTTTCAGGGGACCCGACTTTCCTGAAGCTTCTGGCCAAAACAAAAGAAACATGCCTGGAGGCGTATGAAAACCAGGACATCCCCTTTGAAAAGCTGGTGGAGGAGCTTTCTCCCGAAAGAAATTTGAGCCACTCCCCGATATTTCAAACCCTGTTCGCCTTGCAGAACGCGCCCGGGGGCGATTTGGACCTTCCCGGCCTGGAAGTAGAGCCCGTACTCGTGGATATCGGGGTTTCAAAATTCGATCTGTCTTTGTCTTTGGCCGAAAAAGAAAATGGAATCTCCGCAAGATTCGAGTTCAACGCCGATATTTTCAAACGCGAGACCATCCAAAGAATGGCGGGCCATTTCACCGTCCTTTTGAAAGGCGTGACCGCGAGCCCGAACAGTCCTGTCTCAAACCTCCCCATTTTAACCCAAGCCGAGCGTCGGCGAATTCTGACAGAATGGAACGACACACAAGCCGATTACCCCAAGGACAAATGCGTTCACCAGCTTTTTGAAGAGCAGGCGTTAAAAACCCCGGACGCTACTGCGGTAGTCTTTGAAGATGAAAAACTGACCTATAGAGAGCTGAATGAGCGCTCCAATCAGCTGGCCCGTTATTTGATATCCCTTGGAGTCGGCCCCGAGGTCCTTGTGGGTATATGCATGGAGCGCTCCATTGAAATGATCACAGGGCTTCTGGGCATTTTAAAGTCGGGCGGGGCGTATGCGCCCTTTGATCCTTTATTTCCTCGAGAACGAATAGACACGATGATAGAGGAAAGCGAAGTTGAAATCATTCTCACTCAAACCGCTTTAGAAAAATCGGTTCAAAAAGATGGCGTTCAGACAATATGTGTCGATAAAATCAAACCCGATTCGACTGATGGCGCAAACCATGCGGATCTTCCCACAGGACCTGAGAACAGGGTCTATGTCATGTTTACGTCAGGGTCCACAGGAAAGCCTAAAGGAGTCCAGATTCGTCATAAAAATGTGGTCAATCTTTTACATTCCATAAAAAAAACGATTGTTTTTTCCCCAAAAGACATCCTTTTGTCTGTAACCACCATGGCTTTTGATATTTCTGTTCTGGAATTCTTTCTGCCCCTTTGTTCGGGAGGAAAGCTTGTGATCACAAGCCGGCAAGATTCCATAGACGGCGCAAAGCTTCAGAATTTGCTTTCCGTTCATCATGTCACGGTCATGCAGGCCACCCCCTCAACATGGAAAATTCTTGAAAAATCAGGATGGGAAGGAAATTTAAAGTTAAAAGCCCTTTGCGGAGGCGAGGCTTTGCCCCAAAATCTCTCAGAAACGCTTTCAAAAAAAACAGCCTCTTTGTGGAACATGTATGGCCCCACTGAAACCACAATATGGTCAACCATAAAACACATCCGACCCAAAGACCGCGTATCCATAGGACGCCCTGTCTATAACACATCAATATATATACTCGACTCTCAACTTCAACCTGTTCCAATCGGAATCGCGGGGACACTGCACATAGGCGGAGCGGGGGTTTCATCCGGTTATTTAAAACGCCCCGGGATGACGTCGAAAAGTTTTATCCTCAATCCCTTTAACGACGCTCCCGGCTCCAGGCTGTATAAAACCGGGGATCGGGCCAGGTGGCTTGCGGACGGAAACATCGAATTTTTGGGACGAATGGACGATCAATTGAAAATCAGGGGCTTCAGGGTGGAGCCCGGTGAAATTGAAACCATTTTAGCCCGGCGCTCCGATATCAAAGAAGCCCGGGTCGAGGCCATAGACCTGGCGCCTGACGACAGACGCCTGACGGCCTACCTGGTCTGCCGAAAGGGTAAAAAACCCGGGATCACGGATCTCAAAAATATTTTAAAACAACGGCTCCCGGACTATATGATCCCCGCCTTTTTCGTGTTCCTGGACGCCATGCCCCTTTCCCCCAACGGAAAAATCGACCGAAAAGCCCTGCCGGAACCCGATATGTCCCGGCCGGACGGGGAGAAAACATTCCAGGCCCCCCGCTCGCCTCTGGAAAAAACCCTCGCTGAAGTGTGGTCAAAGGTTTTGAAAATCGAGAAAATCGGAATTTACGACAATTTCTTTGAACTGGGCGGGCATTCCCTGCTGGGGGTCGGCCTGGTGGCCGGGATCGAAAATGCCACAGGCCGCCCTTTGCCGCTTAAGGCCCTTTTTAAATTCTCCAATGTGGCGGACATGGCAAGGGCCATTGAAAGCGGCGAGGCGTCGACGGAGAACAGCTCCGCCTGGACGCGCCCGAAATCCGTGGGTCAGGGGCTTTCGGAGGAAGAGTATCGCAAAATGCTGACGCTCGTCGCCGGCATTGAGCCCCCGGCGGCAAAACCGGGATTCATTGTCACCCGAATAAACGACGGGGATTTAAACCCGCCTCTTTTCT includes:
- a CDS encoding hypothetical protein (Evidence 5 : Unknown function) — its product is MAPKKISPETLSLIEKKLGKKIPTQNGPVKSKHLPGDVLPLSFSQTRLWFLDRLDPGLPLYNTPKAWRLKGLLNINALEKSIDHILARHESLRAVFTDVNGSPAARVLPSGPNFKLEPMDLRDIPDEKRETKAHDILWNEAKKPFDLGRGPLFRTLLIKISDSEHILFFNIHHIVFDGWSAGILARELSAAYNAFSNGDIPRLDEPPVQYADFALWQRERLKGEIFQTQLSYWKKKLKDAPALLELPADFPRSPAQTHEGALETFTLPGKLSRDLKNLSQREEATLFMTLLTAFNILLSRYTGQEDILVGSPIAGRKRKEVEGVMGFFVNTLVLRSDLSGDPTFLKLLAKTKETCLEAYENQDIPFEKLVEELSPERNLSHSPIFQTLFALQNAPGGDLDLPGLEVEPVLVDIGVSKFDLSLSLAEKENGISARFEFNADIFKRETIQRMAGHFTVLLKGVTASPNSPVSNLPILTQAERRRILTEWNDTQADYPKDKCVHQLFEEQALKTPDATAVVFEDEKLTYRELNERSNQLARYLISLGVGPEVLVGICMERSIEMITGLLGILKSGGAYAPFDPLFPRERIDTMIEESEVEIILTQTALEKSVQKDGVQTICVDKIKPDSTDGANHADLPTGPENRVYVMFTSGSTGKPKGVQIRHKNVVNLLHSIKKTIVFSPKDILLSVTTMAFDISVLEFFLPLCSGGKLVITSRQDSIDGAKLQNLLSVHHVTVMQATPSTWKILEKSGWEGNLKLKALCGGEALPQNLSETLSKKTASLWNMYGPTETTIWSTIKHIRPKDRVSIGRPVYNTSIYILDSQLQPVPIGIAGTLHIGGAGVSSGYLKRPGMTSKSFILNPFNDAPGSRLYKTGDRARWLADGNIEFLGRMDDQLKIRGFRVEPGEIETILARRSDIKEARVEAIDLAPDDRRLTAYLVCRKGKKPGITDLKNILKQRLPDYMIPAFFVFLDAMPLSPNGKIDRKALPEPDMSRPDGEKTFQAPRSPLEKTLAEVWSKVLKIEKIGIYDNFFELGGHSLLGVGLVAGIENATGRPLPLKALFKFSNVADMARAIESGEASTENSSAWTRPKSVGQGLSEEEYRKMLTLVAGIEPPAAKPGFIVTRINDGDLNPPLFWCEPGSSQPDFIKYMDRRQPIYGLYSGIGILYPRTEDQKTEDGWGKKIPVVAKKLAQRYLDQILELNPKGAFALGGACVGGRVAAEIALGLIEMGKKVEALFLVEFFDPFLFEYPEKMTLFFSQKSRSEIHETFRWSKPGWEKPFRAAPEVRWIPGDHHETLIEPNLKVVSEEIRKFLGEHTLPGNKRPMRTSFISRAMKAVSKGSGAWLFLKIIAKCVKSPLAMISSLSAGNFITLWKAMRSEDSRHINANIETYLQTKKNRKQ